In Alkalimarinus alittae, the DNA window AACCACTACAGGGTAGTGTGTAACAGTTTTGGCACTTAAAAAGACAGAAAATTAATTGTCATAAATAAAGGTCTCGAATACCGGAGCATTGAGACCCATAGAAGTTAATGTTTTTTACAAACTGTTACAGTGACGTAGTCCAAAATTATTAGAATAAGTTGAATTATTCCTCAAGACTGCCCATCGCGGTAATGTTAAAGCCCGCATCAACATAGAGAATTTCACCGGTGATACCGCTAGCCAAGTCTGAGGTTAAAAATGCCGCGGTGTTGCCGACTTCTTCTGTTGTGACATTACGACGCAATGGTGTTCTTCGCTCTGTTTCCGCTAGCATTTTTCTAAAGCTTTTTATGCCGGAAGCGGCAAGTGTTCTAATTGGTCCTGCTGATATCGCGTTCACGCGTGTACCTTCAGGGCCTAGACTATTAGCCATATACCTGACGTTCGCCTCTAAACTCGCTTTAGCTAAGCCCATCACATTGTAATTAGGTAGGGTTTGTTCTGCGCCTAAGTAGGTGAGAGTGAGTAATGAGCCATTTCGCCCTTTCATTAGCTCACGACCACCTTTTGCTAGGGCAATAAAGCTATATGAACTGATATCATGAGCAATCGCAAACCCTTCTCGAGTGGTAACATCAACAAAGTTGCCATCAAGTTGGTCTGCAGGCGCAAAACCAACAGAGTGGACGATAATATCAATTCCAT includes these proteins:
- a CDS encoding enoyl-ACP reductase FabI; the protein is MGLLAGKKALVVGIASKLSIATGIARALHQQGAELALTYQGDKLKKRVEDFGQEWNTDMVFPCDVTDDQQIEDLFTSIGKKWDGIDIIVHSVGFAPADQLDGNFVDVTTREGFAIAHDISSYSFIALAKGGRELMKGRNGSLLTLTYLGAEQTLPNYNVMGLAKASLEANVRYMANSLGPEGTRVNAISAGPIRTLAASGIKSFRKMLAETERRTPLRRNVTTEEVGNTAAFLTSDLASGITGEILYVDAGFNITAMGSLEE